A stretch of DNA from Rhodoluna sp. KAS3:
CATTCAGCTTTGTCTACATGATGCAGCGTGCGTTCTATGCCCTTGAAGACACTAGAACTCCGTTTGGTTTCACCCTGGTGCAAATCACAATTCACGTCGCCGGGTCGCTAACCATGGCGGTCACCGTTCCGGCGGAATGGTTGGTGGTCGGCCTGTCAGCACTAACCAGCGTGACCATTTTGATTCAGGCGGTAATTGCCTACGTTCTGCTCAGTAGGCGCATCGGAAAGCTTTCCGAGCACAAAATTGCAGTTTCAAGCATCCAATTTGTCACCGCGGGCGTTGTAGCCGGCCTCGGTGGTTGGGCCACCCTTCAGGCGTTGGGCGGCATTTCAGCCCAGTCCTTTGTGGTTCAAACTGTGCTCAGCTCGGTGCTCAGCTGCCTGATCGCCGGTTTTGTCATGCTCGCCATCTACGTCCTAACCCTCCGTTTCCTAAAAGTTCCCGAAATAGACACGGCTGTAGCCGGAATCAAGGGAATTGTTCGCCGGTAATATTGGCTGACTAGGGTGAATCACCCAGATTTAGAACGAGCTTTGGCTCGAGGAGAATACATTGCGCGACGTCATCATTATTGGTTCCGGTCCAGCCGGTTACACAGCAGGTATCTACACCGCACGCGCGGGTTTGAAGCCATTGCTGATTGCTTCATCTGTTGAGGCTGGTGGCGAGCTAATGAAGACCACCGAAGTTGAAAACTTCCCTGGTTTCCCAGAGGGCCTACAGGGCCCAGAGCTCATGGCCAACTTCCAAGAGCAGGCAGAGCGCTTCGGCACCGAGATCCTGATGGATGACGTTGTAGAGGTTGACCTCAAGGGCGACATCAAGATCGTCAAGACCGGCGGCGGCGAGACTTTCGAGGCCAAAACTGTGATTTTGGCAACGGGAGCGGCATACCGCGAGCTTGGTTTGCCACGCGAGAAGGAACTGTCAGGCCACGGTGTTTCATGGTGTGCCACCTGCGACGGCTTCTTCTTCCGCGAAAAGAACATCGCAGTAGTTGGCGGTGGCGACTCAGCAATGGAAGAGGCGCTGTTCTTGACCCGCTTTGCGACCAAGGTTTACATCATTCACCGTCGTGACACCTTCAAGGCCTCAAAGATCATGCAGGAGCGCGCTCTGGCAAACCCAAAGATCGAGGTCATCTGGAACTCAGAGATCGCCGAGCTAAACGGTGAGGCCAAGCTCGAGGGTGTAACCCTGCGAAACACCGTTGATGGATCAACCTCGGAGCTTGCTCTAGAAGGCCTATTCATCGCTGTTGGTAACGACCCACGCGTCTGGTTGGTTGAAAACCAGGTCGAGTTGACCCCTGAGCGTTTCATCCAGGTTGAAGGACGCTCATCAAAGACCAGCCTGCCGGGCGTTTTTGCCTGTGGCGACGTCATTGACCCTACCTACCGTCAGGCAATTACTGCTGCCGGTTCTGGTTGTGTAGCTGCGCTAGACGCAGAGCACTACCTAATGAACCACTAATTTTCTTTGAAGGTTTCACGTGAAACCTTTGTTTAGATTCAAATAACTGCACATTTTCAAAAAGGATTCGATCATGGCAAAAGATGTAACTACCGCAAGCTTCCAGGCTGACGTTCTATCAAGCAGCAAGCCTGTGCTTGTTGACTTCTGGGCAGAGTGGTGTGGTCCGTGCCGCATGGTTTCACCGATTCTTGACCAGATTGCCGAAGAGTACGCCGACAAAATTGAGGTCGTCAAGGTAAACGTTGATGACGAGCCTGGCCTAGCTCAGCAGTACGGCATCACCGGCATTCCAGCCCTTCAGGTCTTCAAAGATGGCCAGGTTGTCAAGGCCATGGTTGGCGCAAAGCCAAAGCAAATTTTGGTAAACGACTTGGCTGAATTCCTTCAGTAGTCTGGTTTTAACTAGACTTATTGAATGACCGAAAGCCAGCAGCAAGCCAACAACCTCGATTCATGGTTGGATTCTTACGCTGCGCGCGCGCAAACCCTTGCTGTTTCTGAGGTTCGAGCACTCTTTTCTGTAGTTTCTCGTCCTGAGGTTGTTTCTCTCGCGGGCGGTATGCCATACGTGGCTGCACTGCCTCAAGAACTCCTTCAGCAGACCTACGAGAGCATGATGGCCAAGCGCGGTGCGCTGGCAATGCAGTACGGCAGCGGCCAGGGTGACCTAGTTCTACGCGACCAGATCCGTGACCTAATGGCTCTTGAGGGCATCAGCAGCTCTGTAGAGGACATCGTCATCACCACCGGTTCTCAGCACGGCCTAGACCTGCTCTCAGGCCTGTTCCTTGACCACGGTGACGTGGTTTTGGCTGAAGGCCCTAGCTACGTTGGCGCTTTGGGTATTTTCAACCACTATGAAGCC
This window harbors:
- the trxB gene encoding thioredoxin-disulfide reductase — protein: MRDVIIIGSGPAGYTAGIYTARAGLKPLLIASSVEAGGELMKTTEVENFPGFPEGLQGPELMANFQEQAERFGTEILMDDVVEVDLKGDIKIVKTGGGETFEAKTVILATGAAYRELGLPREKELSGHGVSWCATCDGFFFREKNIAVVGGGDSAMEEALFLTRFATKVYIIHRRDTFKASKIMQERALANPKIEVIWNSEIAELNGEAKLEGVTLRNTVDGSTSELALEGLFIAVGNDPRVWLVENQVELTPERFIQVEGRSSKTSLPGVFACGDVIDPTYRQAITAAGSGCVAALDAEHYLMNH
- the trxA gene encoding thioredoxin encodes the protein MAKDVTTASFQADVLSSSKPVLVDFWAEWCGPCRMVSPILDQIAEEYADKIEVVKVNVDDEPGLAQQYGITGIPALQVFKDGQVVKAMVGAKPKQILVNDLAEFLQ